The sequence CAGCTATCACGTTTGCGACACATTGCTACCATGCGATTAGAGCTCTTGGTGGAAGGGCAACCTTGGCCGAGATTTGTCAGTGGATGAGAGAGCAGTATGAGTGGTTTACAAGTGCAGAGGGCCTGGCGACGAATTGGGAGGTCAGTGGAGATCTTGAATCATGTATTGAGATGCTGAGTTGCTTGTCTCTAGTCATCCGTCAGACATAATCTATCGTCAAACAAGGCTTTCGTAGCGCATAAGCGAAAAGAAGGGGAAAAGGGCAAAGGATTCTACTGGACATTTGACCCTGCCTGTGAGGCTAGTTTTCTCGAACGGGAACGGAAAGTACGGCCAGCGCCTAATCAATCCACTTCGGCCCAATCTCAACCCCAGCCTCCCACTCTCCCCCCTCTGGCGGACGATGGTACAGATGGATCTATCGACGTTGAagctgaagaggaagaaatcCGAGGCACTGGTCCTCCACGACGAATCGACACTTCGACTGTTATTGATGAAGCCAAGCGACGCCGTGCGGAAAAGGAGGAACGTCGGAGGCTCAAAGCCGAGAAACGGGAACGACGGGAGCGGAGAGAAAAAGAACGAGCGATGAAAGCCGCCAAGCGCCTCGCTGCAGCTGGTGGACCGTCTGCCGTGCCTTCTGGCCAGCCTCCACCATTCTTCTTCCCACCTTATGGGCAACCGTACCCATTCCCACCGTTTGTTCCACCTCAGCCAACCGGAGAGAATGGGGCACCCCCTGCTCCTGCGCCATTTATGATGAAAGGACCCGATGGTCAGATGATCCCTATGCCAATGCCCCCGCCGTATATGGTCCCAGGTCCGGATGGGCAAATGATACCCATGCCAATGCCCCCATACATGATGGGCGCACCCAATATGGGAGGGAAAGACGGGAAACCCGAAAACGGGCAGCTACCGCCTCAACCGTTTATGGTCAAAGGACCAGATGGCCAGATGATTCCTGCTCCTGCCCCACCCTATGGTTTTCCTCCGTATGGGTATCCGTACTATTTACCTCAAGGGCCATATTGGATGCCATATGCGGCGCCAGACGAAAAGAAAGATGCTGGAGGATCTCCGACGGTCGTCAAGAGGGAAGAAATAGACGAGGAAAAGACTGTCAGTCCTCAGCCACATGCCCCTCCATGGATTATGCCACACGGTATCATGCCTTATCCCCCTCCCCATCATGTGGGCATGCCTCTCGGCACTCCTGCGCCTGTTCCTTCTCCAGGGACGAGCGGGGAGGTCCCCCCTTCCGCTTCGCAAGTCTCTGCGTTAAATGTGGCCGCTCCCGCACCTGTTACATTAGCACCTCCCGGACCAAGTCTGGCACCGACTATGAGTCCTGCGCCGACTATGGCTTTGCCTAGTCCTGCTCTTGGGTTAAGTCCTAGTCCAGTACCCGTTTCGGGCCCAACTCCTGGGACCAGTCTCAATCAGGTTCCTATGACTGGATTGAGCCCCGTTCCTGTAGCCCCTGCTGTAGTTGTTTCGCCGCCGCCCCCACTCTCACCTGCGTCTGTCCCTGTTTCTGCTCCCACCCCTATGGTATCTACAACTGCACCCTCTGCACGTGTATCTATGCCTATGCCGGTACCGACACCACCTGCGCCGACTACCCCTGTCACTCTCACACCAACTGCACTGACAGCctctgctcctgctcctgctcctatGTCTGCACCGACACCCACTCCAACTCCACAAACTCCTGCACACGCCTCAACATCCAGTGCCGACCTCTCCAAAGTCTCGATACCCATAGTCGTCGCCCCCCTGCCAGACTCGTACGTTCCTCCGCCAGGCAGTACACCTACGCCCTACATGGTATTACACGAGCAGAAACTATGGTTGTCTCCAGAGGTATTTGGTAAACTCACGGAAGAACGATTGGCCGAACTAAGAAAGTTGGGCATGCGAGAGGTCAGTTGGAATTTATGCGTTTAAACTTTTTTTTGTCGGGACGACGTTGTTTTGTCGTTTTGTTATCATCTCCCCATCTTCAATGGCTCGTGTTCTCCTTGGTGGTGCCAAAATTGGTTGAACGGTAGAGGAAACTTTGGGTTGGAGGTTAACTTAAACAAAGATCTCACGGATCTTGACATTGCCACCACGAGGACATATGCCCCCTGCCCACACCTGTCCGTTCAATCTCTAGAACCCCTATCAATCGCTGCTGTACGGCCTGTCTATCTGCCATTCACCTTAATGACTGAAGCCTATTTATGATTGACTGACATTTATGTAACTCGTTAGGTGATAAGCACTCTACAAGCCGACATCGTGCAATATCTCAAGCTCAAGATGCGCTCAGGCCCAGGCGCGGGCTTGGGGACAAATGCACGTGGCCGGGGGAGAGGAAGAGGCCGGGGACGCGGAGGTGTGACATCCAGACCAGCCCCTGGAACTGCGTCATCTACTCTTGGAGAAACACTATCCGTCGCAGTTCCTAATATAGGCACATCTGAGCCGAGTTCGAGCGGATCTCTACCTACCGAACAAGAAGCAATGGTCTCCGGCGACACGGGCTCCCCCAATCAACAAACCAACAAACCTATTGGCCCGCCCCCGAACGTGGACGGTGCGCTCCCCACGGACGAATCCGGCTTGAACATCACCCCCGCAGAGATATCACACGCCCCGGCCATTTCCACTGGTATTGTCCGTGCACGAGAAGGCGACGATGAGATTGCCCCAGAGCCGAAGAAACTCAAATCGGATGTGATTGGGACGGCCTGAGCTGAAGTTAGCCAGCGACTCATTTCGTGCGTTATCTCAAGTTTTATCTGACTGGGTTGTTTCGGGTGTGTTTTATTATAACTGCTGTCTCACTTTTTCTATCTTTGGTCTAGAGCTTGGAATTTTTTTGGTTGTTGATTTATGTATGTATGTGATATACCTCGGGCCATGTATTAATGAACACACCATGATCTACGAAGTTTTTGATACGAGGGTCTAAGCCGGCGGCATTCGGGAGATCCTGGGACCAGTCATCGACCGCGGAGGTGGGTTGCCGGGATATGTCATTTGTTGCTTAGTGGTACGTACGTAACGTTCGGCGCCTTTATTTCCGCTGGACGACAGAGACGGTTGTTGCGACGGTGAGATGGATTCGGGGTATAAGAGAATAGGTACCCCTTTGGGTGCAGGGCTACTCCCAAAAGTCCTGGTTGACTTGGCTGCGTCGAGTGCATCGCCGAGGGTTGGATGAGCGTAGAGCGCTCGTGTGGGGTTGGAACGCCGATAGCAAACTAAACAAGGCAGGTGCACATGTCACCCGCATATCTCGCGGCAGATGGGTTTCTTACATTGTTCTAGTGCAGTGACTCTGAAGATCTATAGATCTACCCGAAGTTGACCTTCGGCAGCCGCGGTGCACCACCTGACGTCGTTTTTGTCTTACCGTCTGAATAATCTCCACCAATCCCCGCTCGTACTGGCTGACTCGGCGTTTCGTCTCGACTCCCTCTACCTCCACTGTGCATTCCCACGCAGTCTCAACTCGAATAAATACGCATACCGGCTGTGCGTTACTTTTTTCGAACCAGATTCCAGAGACGGTCCCTCACTTGGCTCCCTTGCCCCCTGTGCTCCGGTCATATATTAGCCTTTGGCTCCTCGACCAGCAAGCTCGACAATGCGGAACCTCTCCAAGACTCTCCTGGCTCTTCTGGCCGCTGCTGCCGCTGTGGCCTCGTCCACACCTGGCTCCAGCGATGGGATTGTTGTGCGGCAGCCACTGCCCGAGCTCACTCAGCCAATTTACCTAAAGCCGAGGCACGGGGACGACGACATGCCACATAGTAGCACCATGTCTCCAGCTTCCAACTCAACTTCTCATGTGGTTTCTAGCCACTCGCATGGCCACGGAGAGCCTAAACTTGTGCTGAACGAAACTGAAATCCTCGAGAAGTTTGGGTCCGACCCCTTGTCTTACTATGCCCACGACTTTCAACTAGAGGGCGAGAAAGGTCTTGGAGGATTGATGATTTTCCATATTGTGCTTATGAGTTTGGCATTCTTTGTCGTCCTTCCCTGTGGTGAGCCAGATCTCAGTCCCCGGCGCACCCTGGGTTGCATCTAACTTAGATGCCTATCTCTAGCAATCGTTTTGCGCTCTTCGAAGCACAAAGCTCACGGACTTGTCAATGGTATATTTCTCGCGATGACTGCCCTTGGCTTCGTTTCCGGTGCCGCATACAAGAAATTGTCCCCTGACCTGTGAGTGTTCTCAACCTTCCCACGGCACTGTCTACACCGCCACCTGAAATGTCTAATTTCTCAATGACGTATCTCCGATCGTTTCTCCGATCGTTTCTCATACAACATTTGAATTGCAGGTACGAGGGATCCGTCCATGGCAAGGTCGGCAATGTGCTCCTGTTTATCGTGAACGTACTTGGGGTCATCGATGCGCTTCCACTTATTCGTCGGTTCTACGACTTTGTACGCGCAGGGCCATCTGAATGGACCCCATCTCGACTTTGGTATTTCGTCTTGCGTGGACAGGAAGAAGGACCGTCCCGACGATGGATTGATGACAACGAAGAAGAAATCAAACTAACGACTGATCCCGAAGAGATTCAAAACTCACCTGTCGAAGCAAGTGTTGATTCTGAACATGCACACCGTGTGCACGAACGATTATTGCGATTCAACACAGCATCTGCTTGGGTCAACCAGGGTGATGAGTCTCCCAATGGCCACCACCAACGCGAATTTGGCCGCATTCATGGGCATGGATCACCTATGTCTCGTCATTCAATTGGCTCAGAAGCCACGTTGCATGAGCTTGGCTCTCCTTCTCAACCATGGCCATTATTCTCGTCTCCCAAGGCTGGAATGCACGAGGCAGGCGTACAGAAAGGCTGGAGAGGTCGTATCCAGCGTGCTGGACACTGGACCTTCAACACTACGGAGCGTATTATGATTCCCTTTGCCTGGGGTGTAACTATGGTCGGAGGATGCGTTTATACTGGTATCTGCCGAGGGAGCTATCTTAATGGATGTTTGGCACATTTTATCAGTGAGTGCTAACAAAAAAGGTCGATTTCACAGTTGCTTAATTCCTTATCAGAGggctcaatcttcttctggtacGGAATGCTCACCTGGGGTCGTTACCTTGGTGCATGGTCGGACCGTGGCTGGGCATGGAACCGCACAGCGTCCAATCGGGTTTCAGCTGAAATGGTCGAATCTTTCGTTATCTTCCTTTACGGAGCAACGAACACATGGATGGAGCGCTTTGGTGCGAAACCTGGTGCTCCATACAGCACCAAGGAGATCCAGCATATCAGTATTGCCGTCATGTGAGTTCTAGTATATATGCCCTAGTACACGTTGCTGACGCATCCCAGGTTTTGGTTTGCTGGCTTAGTTGGAATGGCCCTTGAATCTCGCACTATCCGTCGCCTCCTGTCCAACGCATCGATAATCGGCAACCCTCGTGCACGCAGCCACCCATTGACAGAGCCCCCAAGTTATAGTGGAAGCTTCAATCCTTTCCCGGCAATCGTTATTGGTGTCACTGGTGCAGCCATGAGCGCTCATCACCAAAACTACGTTTTCCAGGTTAAGATCCACGAATTGTGGGGCAACCTTCTTGTTGCCTTTGCTGTGATGCGCTGCTTTACATATTTCTTTGTATGGCTTCGCCCCGCAAGGTCTATCCTCCCTTCGAGGCCTCCGACCGAGGCGATTTCGAGCTTTTTCTTGACCGCAGGAGGTCTAGCATTCATTTCTAGCTCGGAGCCAATCACCTTTGCTGCTATGCGTAACGGCCGTGGTGAGTATTCTGGGTATCTAGAGCGTCGAGTTTGTCCTGACTGAAATCTGCTATTTCAGATGATGTTATGATGTTCCTCAACGCCATAATTGCATTGGTTTCCCTCGCATATGTGATCAATCTATCGGTTCTTACGCTTAAAGGATGGGCGATCGCTCGTGGCGAGTTGGCTGTTGTCGCTTCAGATGACGAAGAATTGGCGTAGTTTTATGCTCAACACCTCCCTTTCCTTCCTTTTCTCGTTTTTATTCTCTGTAGCTCTTCCTCCCATATTATTTCCTTTCAATTGGGTCTCACATGTTTTACCAGCTATCTGTTTTATGACCATCAGTTCTCTCCGTTAAGACCTTGAATTCAACGAGAATATATCTATTGTATTTACCTCCTGAACCTAATAATTGATTATTCGGCTTTGATCGGATATTGGATACATACACGCGGCTTATTTCAACGAAGAAGTATTTCTTATGTGTGCATATACATTGTGCAAGCAGATTGAGCCTACTCCGTTTTTGGTGCTCTGATCGACCGAATGATGGATAGCTATGTCTAAAACGCCAAGTGCAAAGCACGTAACAGACATGTGCCTTTGCAGTACAAACAGCACCAGAGTGCAAGCGCTCCCAGTCTACACAATACACCCACTATGGCGACATCAAACGCTTGAATGGCGCCTATGGCGCGGTAAGAATATGATTAGTTCCTTCCAGCGAAACCCCATGTGATCCCGCCAGTGACAGCTCCAATTGCCTAGAAAGGACCATGGAATTGAAATCTTTCCAGCATCTCTTGGACCTTCCTTCGCTTACTTATCTATAGCTACTGCCCATGTACCGAACACCGAGGGGGGTATCAGAAAATTATAAAGCGCCGTAGCTCATGGTCCTCCGAACTCCACCTCGACCTCCTTCAGCCATGTTGTTGAATGTGATCGCATACCTAGGTTTGGTGTCCCTAGTGTCGGCATCCCCGGCCTATTATTTGCCTCGTGAACTAGCAGAAAGCAAGACATCGACCTACGGGAAACATGGTGCAGTTGCGACCGAAATTAAGCAATGCTCGGACTTAGGAGTCGAGCTCCTTAAAAAAGGAGGAAATGCGGCCGATGCTGTATGTTCAAAGTCGACTATATTGATCCATGAACTCAATAGTATGCCTTATTAATAGATGATCGGAGCTCAACTTTGCGTTGGAACTGTTGCTGCGTACCATTCAGGTATTGGCGGAGGTGGATTCATGCTAGTTCGATCGCCCAATGGGACCTATGAGACCGTTagtattttattttatttgtTTGCTTGGTTTGATACATAATTTATTTAGATCGACTTTCGGGAATTTGCTCCGGGTGCTGCCACAGAGCTCATGTATGTGAACAAGACCGGATCCCCCTCTCAGGTAGGAGGACTGGCTGTAGCCGTGCCTGGAGAGCTACGAGGGTTCGAAGCACTTCACAAACGACACGGAAAGTTGCCTTGGAAAAAGATATTCGAACCGGTAATCGAACTATCAAAGGGGTAAATCCAATTTATCTGGTCGCTCAACCATTACTAATTACGAGTGCTTACCCATCACATAGATTTGAGGTTTCCCGTGAACTCGCAAAAGTGTTGGCCGGTAACCTTACGTGAGCTACACTGCAACTAGTCTCCGAACTCAAGTAAATGATAAGCAATCAGGTATATCACAGAGGATCCTCTTTGGGCTGCCGTCTACGCGCCCAATGGTAAGGTCGCTGTTGCAGGTCAGACCATCCGTCGGCCAACGTATGCCAAAACTCTGCAGAGGATTGCTAATGAAGGTGGGTGTATACATAACTAGAAATAAGTACCATGTCTCACGACCTTGGCACTAGGGGTTAATGCATTTTACACCGGTTCCATTGCGAAGAATATCATTTCCACGGCACAAAACAACGGAGGAATTATTACGCTGGAAGATCTTGAAAGTAGGTTTGCTCGTCTTGCAACTCTCAATGCTAGTATGCTAAGTTATTCTCAGAGTACCAAGTTGTCATTCGAAAGCCAGTTCAGATAGTAAGCAATGGGCCCTCTTACCAAGATTTTATGTATTCTTACCTCCAAACCCATATAGAAATACAGAAACTATACCATCACATCTTGCCCAGCACCATCTTCGGGCATCATTGCACTCTCTGCACTGGGAATATTAGAGAATTTTGATATTTCGAATTCTTCTAGTATCAACACAACAACCCACCTGTTGGATGAAGCAATCAAGTTCGCATGTGAGTAATCAACGAGAACTTGATCAGCTATGGTCTGATACTTTGGTACTTAGACGGACAGCGTATGAGTGTTGGTGATCCCGCATTCGTGAAGAATGTAACCGATTTGCAAACCTTTTACCTTCAGAAGAGTACATCAAAGGAATTGGCAGACAAGATCTCCCTGAGCACTACCTTCCCATCCTATTATTATAATCCCGATAATTACACTGCTCAACGGGAATCTGGGACTTCGCATCTGGTAGCTGCAGATGCATCGGGTCTGGTTGTTTCCCTCACAAGTACTGTTAATTACTATTTTGGATCACAACTAATGACGAAGGACGGGATCATTCTCAATGATGAAATGGTCGGTAGCAATCCTACAGTCAGACGTTCGAGCTAACGCTTCTGTAGGATGACTTTTCTACTCCCGGAACCTCCAATGGATTTGGTTACATCGCAACACCTGCTAATTACATCGCGCCCTACAAACGCCCCTTATCATCGATTAGTCCAACGATAGTTGAAGACAATGAAGGAAACTTCCGCTTCGCAACTGGTGCAGCTGGAGGTTCGCGAATTAGTATGTATATGCGTGGCGTACGCGTGCAAGATAGCACACTGACTTCGCACATTAGTCACTGCAACCCTTCAATCGCTATGGCATGTTCTTGATCAGGGTATGGATGTGCAAAGCGCCATCAATTCCCCGAGGCTACATGACCAGATTGTCCCGCTTACCACAACGTAAGTTACTAGAATAAGCGCAAAATATACTGTGACCGTTAATTTCGTGATCGCCAGGTTCGAATACACTTATGACAACTCCACAACGTATGTTAAATGCTATTGTTATCTTTTCGACCATGCTCATCGACCGACTTTATACGAATAGCGCGTACATGGCTGCGTTGGGCCATAACGTGAGCTGGGTAGCTCCGGGGCAGAGTGTAGTACAAGGGGTTACTCGTGATCGTAATGGGGTGAGCAATATATCAGAACCCTAATTATGTTTTGTCGGGGTTAAATCTCATATAAAATTACGATAGGTGTTTGCCGCTGCTAGCGATGGCCGCAAGTTAGATTC comes from Rhizoctonia solani chromosome 4, complete sequence and encodes:
- a CDS encoding Forkhead domain, producing MSESEPRAPVPASTISNDANDQPTTRANSRDIGNEPAPIPDVQGGGEVDVGGVGPGTEEISAYFKLESALFTYYCQTLVVTIGRRPPIASKGGVDPPPNGGGSGSGGGESGQQDGLLPPHEILTLSGPSGNTQSEGSNNGMNGNGNSGSAVVDVDLGQLKSVSRLHARIEYDETEACFVLVVLGRNGAWVDGEWYGSGRKAPLTARSRIQIATRVFYFVLPDTAPPRSPSPDSQCSPHSHSRSRSQSRTRSLDGSISIVRNTPPRRRSPSVDIMSVASAESGDETQWVDVEPPPQPVPAKGTRKPVAVKGVGIGKGKGKEKSQDKDKGAHVDVAPIRAKGGKGKGKGKAPAASRDHKRKQPDPEPSTSKSVPVASKAPSKSVTVIKGAPSYLPTPESGTEPPPQRPAITFATHCYHAIRALGGRATLAEICQWMREQYEWFTSAEGLATNWESSVRHNLSSNKAFVAHKRKEGEKGKGFYWTFDPACEASFLERERKVRPAPNQSTSAQSQPQPPTLPPLADDGTDGSIDVEAEEEEIRGTGPPRRIDTSTVIDEAKRRRAEKEERRRLKAEKRERRERREKERAMKAAKRLAAAGGPSAVPSGQPPPFFFPPYGQPYPFPPFVPPQPTGENGAPPAPAPFMMKGPDGQMIPMPMPPPYMVPGPDGQMIPMPMPPYMMGAPNMGGKDGKPENGQLPPQPFMVKGPDGQMIPAPAPPYGFPPYGYPYYLPQGPYWMPYAAPDEKKDAGGSPTVVKREEIDEEKTVSPQPHAPPWIMPHGIMPYPPPHHVGMPLGTPAPVPSPGTSGEVPPSASQVSALNVAAPAPVTLAPPGPSLAPTMSPAPTMALPSPALGLSPSPVPVSGPTPGTSLNQVPMTGLSPVPVAPAVVVSPPPPLSPASVPVSAPTPMVSTTAPSARVSMPMPVPTPPAPTTPVTLTPTALTASAPAPAPMSAPTPTPTPQTPAHASTSSADLSKVSIPIVVAPLPDSYVPPPGSTPTPYMVLHEQKLWLSPEVFGKLTEERLAELRKLGMREVISTLQADIVQYLKLKMRSGPGAGLGTNARGRGRGRGRGRGGVTSRPAPGTASSTLGETLSVAVPNIGTSEPSSSGSLPTEQEAMVSGDTGSPNQQTNKPIGPPPNVDGALPTDESGLNITPAEISHAPAISTGIVRAREGDDEIAPEPKKLKSDVIGTA
- a CDS encoding gamma-glutamyltranspeptidase, which encodes MVLRTPPRPPSAMLLNVIAYLGLVSLVSASPAYYLPRELAESKTSTYGKHGAVATEIKQCSDLGVELLKKGGNAADAMIGAQLCVGTVAAYHSGIGGGGFMLVRSPNGTYETIDFREFAPGAATELMYVNKTGSPSQVGGLAVAVPGELRGFEALHKRHGKLPWKKIFEPVIELSKGFEVSRELAKVLAGNLTYITEDPLWAAVYAPNGKVAVAGQTIRRPTYAKTLQRIANEGVNAFYTGSIAKNIISTAQNNGGIITLEDLEKYQVVIRKPVQIKYRNYTITSCPAPSSGIIALSALGILENFDISNSSSINTTTHLLDEAIKFAYGQRMSVGDPAFVKNVTDLQTFYLQKSTSKELADKISLSTTFPSYYYNPDNYTAQRESGTSHLVAADASGLVVSLTSTVNYYFGSQLMTKDGIILNDEMDDFSTPGTSNGFGYIATPANYIAPYKRPLSSISPTIVEDNEGNFRFATGAAGGSRIITATLQSLWHVLDQGMDVQSAINSPRLHDQIVPLTTTFEYTYDNSTTAYMAALGHNVSWVAPGQSVVQGVTRDRNGVFAAASDGRKLDSGATIY